Proteins encoded together in one Flavobacterium keumense window:
- a CDS encoding transglycosylase domain-containing protein — MRFNKNKIGITLGILLVLLASTLATFYYFRDEILKVTLEKVVVKMDRDYDSKFTIKTASFDGISAVNLTDVVLAPKHADTLFKIQKMKTSISFWHLLIGDVQLGTLEIKNGLVQLIKKGNVRNFDAFLKKNKNQEVSTEKRDYAALAKRIIFRLLNLVPSDMDIKNLVFKLDDNGKKAIIDIKKLALDGGDLESIIHVKTNTFAQRWRIAGEADPRDRTADIQFFNMDGGPIKVPYFDERFHLLSSFDSIRLNIENIESDGDEFHIDGYSSIANLKVNHPKIASKDVVIRNARFDYRFLLGEDFISLDSTSTVQLNQIKFHPYLAYETEEDTIYKMNIRIPKMQAQHFITSLPDGLFTNFQGMLASGSFDYKLDFMFNKNKPEDIVFDSKLNKENLRIYRFGQANLAKLNGEFEYRAIIKNVRQRPVFVGPSNPNYTPLNQISPYLKKCVLTTEDPSFFRHRGFITEAFKQSIIKNIKTRKFSRGGSTISMQLIKNVFLTREKTLSRKLEEILLVYILENNRIVSKERMLEVYFNIIEWGPDVYGIGEASRFYFQKSPADLTFNECLYLATIIPSPKKFMYQFDDQGNLKGFALKNQRYLSNLMLRRGILTSSDSINPYGVSLSGNARSFLTIRKHQDTTGIAVDSIPPKEDFDFEFLKTDGE, encoded by the coding sequence ATGAGATTCAACAAGAATAAAATAGGAATTACTCTCGGAATTCTTTTGGTTTTATTGGCTTCTACTTTGGCTACATTCTATTATTTCAGAGACGAAATTTTAAAAGTAACTTTAGAGAAAGTAGTGGTGAAAATGGATCGTGATTACGATAGTAAATTCACCATAAAAACAGCCTCTTTTGACGGAATTTCAGCCGTAAATCTAACCGATGTGGTTTTAGCTCCCAAACATGCCGACACTTTATTCAAAATTCAAAAGATGAAAACCAGTATCAGCTTTTGGCATTTGCTGATTGGTGATGTGCAATTGGGTACTTTAGAAATCAAAAATGGTTTGGTGCAACTCATAAAAAAAGGCAACGTTCGCAACTTTGATGCTTTTTTGAAAAAGAACAAAAATCAAGAAGTTAGCACTGAAAAAAGAGATTATGCTGCTTTAGCTAAACGCATTATATTCCGATTGTTGAATTTGGTTCCCTCTGACATGGACATTAAAAACCTCGTTTTTAAATTAGACGACAACGGAAAAAAAGCCATAATTGATATCAAGAAATTAGCCTTGGACGGAGGCGATTTAGAAAGCATCATTCACGTTAAAACCAACACTTTTGCACAACGTTGGCGCATTGCGGGAGAAGCTGACCCAAGAGACCGGACTGCTGATATTCAGTTTTTCAATATGGATGGTGGACCGATAAAAGTGCCGTATTTTGACGAACGATTCCATTTGCTTTCTAGTTTTGATTCCATTCGTTTGAATATCGAAAATATTGAAAGTGATGGCGATGAATTTCATATTGATGGCTACTCGTCTATTGCCAATTTAAAAGTCAATCACCCCAAAATTGCAAGCAAAGATGTAGTCATTCGCAATGCGCGTTTTGATTACCGTTTTTTGCTAGGTGAAGATTTTATCTCTTTAGATAGTACATCAACGGTTCAATTGAATCAGATTAAATTCCATCCTTATTTGGCTTACGAAACCGAAGAAGATACCATTTATAAAATGAATATTCGGATTCCAAAAATGCAAGCGCAACATTTTATTACTTCGCTTCCTGATGGATTATTTACTAATTTCCAAGGCATGTTAGCCAGCGGTAGTTTTGATTATAAATTGGATTTTATGTTCAATAAAAACAAACCAGAAGACATTGTTTTTGACAGTAAATTGAACAAAGAAAATTTACGCATTTACCGTTTTGGTCAAGCCAATTTAGCAAAACTCAATGGCGAATTTGAATACCGAGCCATTATTAAAAATGTACGTCAGCGACCTGTTTTTGTGGGGCCTTCTAATCCTAATTATACCCCATTAAATCAAATTTCTCCTTACTTAAAAAAATGCGTATTAACCACCGAAGATCCTTCTTTCTTTAGACATCGCGGATTTATTACAGAGGCATTCAAACAATCGATTATTAAAAATATCAAGACCCGAAAATTCTCTCGTGGAGGCAGTACCATCAGTATGCAATTGATTAAAAATGTGTTTTTAACTCGTGAGAAAACCTTATCGCGTAAATTGGAGGAAATTCTTTTGGTTTACATCTTAGAAAACAACCGAATTGTTAGCAAAGAACGCATGTTGGAAGTGTATTTCAATATTATTGAATGGGGCCCTGATGTATACGGAATTGGCGAAGCCAGCCGTTTTTACTTTCAGAAAAGCCCTGCCGATTTAACCTTTAACGAATGTTTGTACTTGGCTACCATTATTCCGAGCCCAAAGAAATTCATGTATCAGTTTGACGATCAAGGAAATCTGAAAGGATTTGCTTTAAAAAACCAACGCTATTTGAGTAATTTAATGTTGCGTCGCGGTATTTTAACTAGTAGTGATAGCATTAACCCGTATGGTGTTTCGCTTTCCGGAAATGCACGTTCTTTTTTAACCATTCGCAAACACCAAGACACTACTGGTATAGCAGTAGATTCTATTCCGCCGAAAGAAGACTTTGATTTTGAGTTTTTGAAAACGGATGGGGAATAA
- a CDS encoding 5-formyltetrahydrofolate cyclo-ligase has protein sequence MTKNELRSQYKALRKNLSEAEIEEKSLAIVNGVLALDIWDKTYFHVFLPIEEQKEVNTEFLLHLLSGKDKEIVISKSDFTTRKMTHFLLTDNTKIKKNEYNIPEPVDGIEVPSSKIQVVFVPLLAFDTLGNRVGYGKGFYDQFLSECQTETIKIGLSFFEAENSITDIFEKDVRLDFCITPKKCYRF, from the coding sequence ATGACAAAAAACGAATTACGATCTCAATACAAAGCGCTCCGCAAAAATCTTTCAGAAGCCGAAATCGAAGAAAAAAGTTTGGCTATTGTCAATGGCGTGTTGGCACTTGACATTTGGGACAAAACTTATTTCCACGTTTTTTTACCCATTGAAGAGCAAAAAGAAGTCAATACCGAATTCTTACTGCATTTGCTATCGGGGAAAGACAAAGAAATTGTGATTTCGAAATCCGATTTTACCACACGAAAAATGACGCATTTTCTATTAACTGACAATACCAAAATCAAAAAAAACGAATACAATATCCCAGAACCTGTGGACGGAATCGAAGTGCCTTCGTCCAAAATTCAAGTAGTGTTTGTACCTCTTTTGGCTTTCGACACCCTTGGAAATCGTGTTGGTTATGGCAAAGGTTTTTACGATCAATTTTTGTCTGAATGCCAAACCGAAACCATCAAAATTGGCCTTTCTTTTTTTGAAGCCGAAAACTCAATTACTGATATTTTTGAAAAAGACGTTCGTTTGGATTTTTGCATCACTCCAAAAAAGTGCTATCGCTTTTAA
- the uvrC gene encoding excinuclease ABC subunit UvrC produces the protein MTPPSIALQIQTLPDNPGVYQYYDKDGKILYVGKAKNLKKRVSSYFNKIHDTAKTNVLVKKIVTIKHIVVPTETDALLLENNLIKTLQPRYNVLLRDDKSYPWLCIKKEPFSRIFSTRRMIKDGSEYFGPYTSFKTVNTILDLIKELYPLRTCNYDLSANNIESGKFKVCLEYHIGNCKGPCEGYETVAEYQKQVDAIREILKGNFKESMKDFKRLMTELAQEMRFEEAQKIKEKIEILENYQSRSTIINPKITNIDVFSIVSDESAAYVNFLQISHGSIIRSHTMEIKKKLEETDEELLELAIIELRERFQLLSKEVIVPFEVDLGENIKITVPQLGDKKQILDLSIRNAKFYRIEQLKQLQIVDPDRHVNRIMAQMQKDLRLPVEPRHIECFDNSNIQGTNPVSACVVFKDGKPSKKDYRHFNIKTVEGPNDFASMEEVVYRRYKRLLDENQPLPQLIIIDGGKGQLSSALKSIDDLGLRGKITVIGIAKRLEELFYPGDSIPLYLDKKSETLKVIQQLRNEAHRFGITHHRDKRSKAALNSSIESIPGIGEKTMTALIQHFKSVKRLKLATEKEISEVVGLSKAKKITDFYTAK, from the coding sequence ATGACGCCACCAAGCATTGCTTTACAAATACAAACCCTGCCGGACAATCCGGGTGTTTACCAATACTACGATAAGGACGGGAAGATTTTGTATGTGGGCAAAGCTAAAAATCTAAAAAAAAGAGTTTCGTCTTATTTTAATAAAATTCACGATACAGCCAAAACGAATGTTTTAGTCAAGAAAATTGTGACCATCAAACACATAGTGGTGCCTACCGAAACCGATGCGCTTTTGTTAGAAAACAATTTAATCAAAACCTTGCAACCACGCTATAATGTGTTGTTGCGAGACGATAAAAGTTATCCGTGGCTGTGTATTAAAAAAGAGCCATTTTCTCGAATTTTCTCTACCCGAAGAATGATCAAAGACGGTTCGGAATATTTTGGTCCCTACACCAGTTTCAAGACGGTGAATACTATTTTGGACTTGATTAAAGAATTGTATCCATTGCGCACTTGTAATTACGATTTGAGTGCCAATAATATCGAAAGCGGCAAGTTCAAAGTCTGTTTGGAATATCATATCGGTAATTGCAAAGGCCCTTGCGAAGGCTATGAAACCGTTGCTGAATATCAAAAACAAGTCGATGCTATTCGCGAAATTCTCAAAGGAAATTTTAAAGAAAGTATGAAAGACTTCAAACGACTAATGACCGAATTAGCACAAGAAATGCGTTTTGAAGAAGCCCAAAAAATCAAAGAAAAAATAGAAATTCTCGAAAATTACCAGTCGCGCTCTACGATTATCAATCCGAAAATCACCAATATTGATGTGTTTTCGATTGTTTCAGACGAAAGTGCTGCCTATGTCAACTTTTTGCAAATTTCTCATGGTTCGATTATTCGTTCCCATACGATGGAAATCAAAAAGAAACTAGAAGAAACCGACGAAGAATTACTGGAATTAGCCATTATCGAACTTCGAGAACGTTTCCAGTTGTTGTCCAAAGAAGTCATCGTTCCCTTTGAAGTTGATTTGGGTGAAAACATCAAAATCACGGTACCGCAATTGGGCGACAAAAAACAAATTTTAGATTTGTCTATTCGCAACGCCAAATTCTACCGCATCGAGCAGTTGAAACAATTGCAAATTGTAGATCCTGATCGACACGTCAACCGAATTATGGCACAGATGCAAAAAGACTTGCGTTTGCCTGTAGAACCCCGCCACATAGAATGTTTTGATAACTCCAATATACAAGGAACCAATCCTGTTTCGGCTTGTGTGGTTTTTAAAGATGGTAAACCGAGTAAGAAAGATTACCGCCATTTCAACATCAAGACAGTCGAAGGGCCCAATGATTTTGCGTCTATGGAAGAAGTAGTATACCGACGATACAAACGTCTTTTGGACGAAAACCAGCCCTTGCCTCAGTTGATTATTATTGACGGAGGAAAAGGACAATTGTCCTCGGCGTTGAAAAGTATTGACGACTTGGGTCTTCGCGGAAAAATCACCGTTATCGGTATTGCAAAACGTTTGGAAGAACTCTTTTATCCTGGCGATTCCATTCCGCTCTACCTCGACAAAAAATCAGAAACATTAAAAGTCATTCAGCAGTTGCGTAACGAGGCGCACCGTTTTGGGATAACTCATCATCGTGACAAACGCAGCAAAGCCGCCCTCAATTCGTCTATAGAATCCATTCCAGGTATTGGCGAAAAAACGATGACAGCCCTAATTCAGCACTTTAAAAGTGTTAAACGATTGAAATTGGCCACCGAAAAAGAAATTTCTGAGGTGGTGGGGCTATCAAAAGCCAAAAAAATTACCGACTTTTACACTGCCAAATAA
- a CDS encoding patatin-like phospholipase family protein has translation MSLSQLSVPSPLSKPFFSKEKKGASVVALFFQEKIGFVLSGLSTSIWGLLFTALFVSGFQNTFAQEQKRPKIGLVLSGGGAKGFAHIGVLKVIEEAGVKIDYIGGTSMGAVVGGLYASGYNATQIDSIFQTTNFDELLNDYIPRSSKSFYEKRNDESYALVLPFNKFRIGIPEALSKGIYNFNLLSRLTRNVRHVNDFNQLPTPFLCIGTNIETGKQIVLDKGSLAQAMLASAAFPSLFSPVEIDGELVVDGGVANNYPIQEVRNLGADIIIGVNVQDDLLEKSQLRNATKILVQITNLQSIEKMKTKIKDTDIYINPDIKNYGVISFDKGKEIIRKGEEAAFSVYEKIHALADVHYPYNKPKLDIVKDSLHLVQIKTNRLKNFTKDYVFGKLRFRPGQKITYEQLQSGINTINATENFNAISYSFESNLKGDILALNLVENPTKTYLKFGLHYDDLFKSGVLVNITNKNTLFKNDLASLDVVMGDNFRYNLDYYIDNGFNFSFGFKSQFNQFNKNISQNITDLNLSSLGINEINVDFLDLSTQAYLQKGLAQSFLIGAGVELKYLRISSKTLANVNPIIDKSSYWSGFGYLKFDSFDNKYFPKKGWYFTADFQSYLFSSDYHNNFKPFSILKANFSKAITIWDKITFKFQTDAGLPIGNDGIPFFNFVLGGYGYTTINNFRPFYGYDFLSVAANSYIKTLGTIDYEFYRKNHINFSANFANLGNNLFQSVDWLTFPKHSGYALGYGLETAIGPVELKYSWSPENAKGYTWFSVGFWF, from the coding sequence ATGAGCCTATCCCAGCTGTCCGTTCCAAGTCCTCTTTCAAAACCCTTTTTTTCTAAGGAAAAAAAAGGAGCTTCTGTGGTCGCTCTTTTTTTTCAAGAAAAAATAGGCTTTGTTCTTTCGGGGCTATCCACTTCCATCTGGGGCTTACTATTTACGGCGCTATTCGTATCTGGTTTTCAAAATACTTTTGCACAAGAACAAAAACGACCAAAAATAGGTTTGGTGTTAAGCGGGGGTGGAGCCAAAGGATTTGCTCATATTGGAGTTTTGAAAGTGATTGAAGAGGCAGGAGTTAAAATCGATTATATAGGTGGAACCAGTATGGGAGCCGTTGTTGGCGGATTATATGCTTCGGGATATAATGCGACTCAAATAGATTCTATTTTTCAGACTACTAATTTTGATGAATTATTAAATGATTATATTCCAAGGTCTTCCAAAAGCTTCTATGAAAAAAGAAACGATGAGTCGTATGCTTTAGTCCTTCCGTTTAATAAATTTCGAATTGGGATTCCCGAAGCCCTATCTAAAGGTATTTACAATTTTAATTTATTGAGTAGATTGACTAGAAATGTAAGACACGTAAACGATTTTAATCAACTGCCCACTCCGTTTTTATGTATAGGCACCAATATAGAAACAGGAAAACAAATAGTGTTGGATAAAGGCAGTCTAGCGCAGGCTATGTTGGCAAGCGCCGCTTTTCCATCTTTGTTTTCCCCAGTTGAAATAGATGGAGAATTAGTAGTTGATGGAGGTGTAGCAAATAATTATCCTATTCAAGAGGTTCGAAATTTAGGAGCTGATATTATAATAGGTGTAAATGTTCAAGATGACTTGTTAGAAAAATCCCAATTGCGAAACGCGACAAAAATCTTAGTTCAAATCACTAATTTACAATCTATCGAAAAAATGAAAACTAAGATTAAGGATACCGATATTTATATCAATCCTGATATCAAAAATTATGGTGTTATTTCTTTTGATAAAGGAAAAGAAATCATCAGAAAAGGAGAAGAAGCTGCTTTTTCTGTGTATGAAAAAATACATGCACTTGCCGATGTACACTATCCTTACAACAAACCAAAACTTGATATTGTAAAGGATAGTTTGCATTTGGTTCAAATAAAAACAAATCGGTTAAAAAACTTTACAAAGGATTATGTTTTCGGAAAATTACGATTCAGACCAGGACAAAAAATAACCTATGAGCAATTGCAGTCGGGTATAAATACTATTAATGCTACAGAGAACTTTAATGCGATTAGTTATTCTTTCGAATCGAACCTAAAGGGAGATATTTTAGCGCTAAATTTAGTGGAGAATCCAACAAAAACGTATTTGAAATTTGGATTGCATTATGATGATTTGTTTAAAAGTGGAGTTTTAGTTAACATAACGAATAAAAACACGCTCTTTAAAAACGATTTGGCATCCTTAGATGTTGTAATGGGGGATAATTTCAGATACAATTTAGATTATTATATAGACAACGGATTCAATTTTAGTTTTGGATTTAAATCGCAGTTTAATCAGTTTAACAAGAATATATCTCAAAACATTACCGATTTAAATTTAAGTTCTTTAGGAATAAATGAAATCAATGTTGATTTTCTTGACTTGTCAACACAGGCCTACTTGCAAAAAGGTTTGGCTCAGAGTTTTTTAATAGGTGCAGGTGTGGAGTTAAAATACTTGAGAATATCTTCAAAAACGCTTGCTAATGTAAACCCTATTATTGACAAGAGTAGTTATTGGAGTGGTTTTGGGTATTTGAAATTTGATTCTTTTGACAACAAATATTTTCCAAAAAAAGGATGGTATTTTACGGCAGATTTTCAATCCTATTTATTTTCCTCGGACTATCATAATAATTTTAAACCGTTTTCTATTCTTAAAGCAAATTTCTCAAAGGCAATTACGATTTGGGATAAAATTACTTTCAAATTTCAAACGGATGCGGGCTTGCCAATCGGCAATGATGGAATTCCTTTCTTTAATTTTGTATTAGGGGGGTATGGTTATACTACAATCAATAATTTTAGACCGTTTTACGGGTATGATTTTTTGAGTGTGGCAGCTAATAGTTATATAAAAACATTGGGAACTATTGATTACGAGTTTTACAGAAAGAACCACATCAACTTTTCGGCTAACTTTGCCAACTTAGGGAACAACCTTTTTCAGTCTGTTGATTGGCTTACTTTTCCTAAACATTCAGGCTATGCCCTCGGGTATGGATTAGAGACGGCTATAGGACCTGTAGAGCTGAAGTATTCTTGGTCTCCAGAAAATGCAAAAGGTTATACTTGGTTTAGTGTTGGTTTTTGGTTTTAG
- a CDS encoding DUF3108 domain-containing protein: MKKAILFLLLLTTLSFNSQDDSVFGSGEWFKFRIHYGFVNAGYATLEVKDAIINNEKVFHLIGRGYTTGLSRFFFKVEDLYESYIDRETFVPYQFVRKIDEGGYTKNQEGFVNVTTNRIVVKDYKHKTEKTFTIPKNTQDILSAFYYLRNSPIIDKIKPGESISIDLFFDDETTKFKLKFIGRDNIKTKFGTVPTMIFKPLVQSGRVFKEQESVTVWISDDGNRIPLRIQASLAVGSIKADLDAYKGLKNPFKQKQ, encoded by the coding sequence ATGAAGAAGGCAATTCTATTTTTGCTACTACTTACCACTTTAAGTTTTAACTCCCAAGATGATTCCGTTTTTGGGTCAGGTGAATGGTTTAAATTTCGCATTCATTATGGTTTTGTCAACGCTGGTTACGCTACTTTAGAAGTAAAAGATGCTATCATTAATAATGAAAAAGTATTCCATCTTATTGGCCGAGGTTATACCACAGGGCTTTCCCGATTTTTTTTCAAAGTAGAAGATCTTTACGAAAGTTATATTGATAGAGAGACATTTGTACCGTATCAATTTGTACGAAAGATTGACGAAGGAGGATACACAAAGAATCAAGAAGGTTTTGTTAATGTAACTACTAATAGAATAGTAGTCAAAGATTATAAACATAAGACAGAAAAAACTTTTACAATTCCTAAAAACACCCAGGACATTTTATCTGCCTTTTATTATTTGCGAAATTCACCTATAATAGATAAAATAAAACCAGGAGAATCCATTTCGATTGATCTTTTTTTTGATGATGAAACTACAAAGTTTAAGTTAAAATTCATTGGTAGGGACAATATTAAAACTAAATTTGGCACTGTTCCTACGATGATCTTTAAGCCATTGGTTCAGTCCGGTCGGGTTTTTAAAGAACAAGAGAGTGTAACAGTTTGGATTTCAGATGATGGAAATAGAATTCCTTTACGAATTCAAGCAAGTCTTGCAGTAGGTTCTATCAAAGCAGATTTAGACGCATACAAAGGATTGAAAAATCCATTTAAACAAAAGCAATAA
- a CDS encoding tryptophan 2,3-dioxygenase family protein, whose amino-acid sequence MTSTNSSAAILNEIDLKYNAINQKTETQLEGLLWSKPITYWDYIQTDALLSLQTQRTTLPDEMVFIMYHQVNELIFKMILWEMRQISYCQDIQIDFFTERLLRISRYFDMLTTSFEIMENGMEVEQYMKFRTTLTPASGFQSAQYRLIEFCATDLINLIDHRFRSSIDRDTSFEYAFEHLYWQAAGKDYKTREKSFLLEEFERKYKKVFLSHMQEYNTINIWQKFKQLPIEEQNNSELIQAMRHLDYTVNITWVMQHLNVAIKYIDQSGLGDGEATGGSDWKKYMHPKYQRRIFFPELWSADELANWGETKII is encoded by the coding sequence ATGACTAGCACCAATAGTTCAGCAGCTATTTTAAACGAAATTGATTTAAAATACAACGCCATTAATCAAAAAACAGAGACCCAGCTCGAAGGTTTACTTTGGTCTAAACCAATAACCTATTGGGATTATATTCAAACAGATGCGTTGTTGAGTCTTCAAACGCAAAGAACTACACTACCTGACGAAATGGTCTTTATTATGTACCACCAAGTTAATGAATTGATTTTCAAAATGATTTTGTGGGAAATGCGTCAAATCTCGTATTGTCAAGATATTCAAATTGATTTTTTTACAGAACGATTACTGCGCATAAGTCGTTATTTTGATATGTTAACCACTTCGTTTGAAATAATGGAAAACGGAATGGAAGTGGAGCAGTACATGAAATTTAGAACGACTTTAACGCCAGCAAGTGGTTTTCAAAGTGCCCAATACCGTTTGATTGAATTCTGTGCGACCGATTTGATTAATTTAATTGATCATCGATTTAGATCTTCTATTGATAGAGATACTTCGTTTGAATATGCTTTTGAACATTTGTATTGGCAAGCTGCAGGGAAAGATTATAAAACGAGAGAAAAATCGTTTCTTTTGGAAGAATTTGAAAGAAAATATAAAAAGGTTTTCTTGAGTCATATGCAAGAATACAACACGATTAATATTTGGCAGAAGTTCAAACAACTACCTATAGAAGAACAAAATAACTCTGAGTTAATACAAGCGATGCGCCATTTAGATTATACGGTAAATATTACTTGGGTAATGCAACATTTGAACGTCGCTATTAAATATATAGACCAAAGTGGTTTGGGCGATGGAGAAGCTACTGGAGGAAGTGATTGGAAAAAGTACATGCACCCTAAATACCAAAGAAGAATATTTTTTCCTGAATTATGGAGTGCTGATGAATTAGCCAATTGGGGAGAAACCAAAATAATATAA
- a CDS encoding peptidoglycan DD-metalloendopeptidase family protein, which produces MLLSVLSCTKNQESLDEQEIQSAPKKSEFGFTYADFNVIHDTIKKGDTFGSIIERQNIGDKEVYDIIEKVKDTFDVRIMRYNKPYILLRSKHKKNKLQVFIYQPDAVNYYVIDLRDTLVVAYKKTKPITIKRRTIGGVLKSSLSETLESAKVEGALASKITKIYAWSIDFFKLKKGDRFALTFTERYINDSIYDGVDSLEAAFFEYKGKIVYAFPYASNPSGKTEYYDEEGKTLKNFFLKTPIKFSRITSRYSSNRLHPVQGIWKAHKGTDYAAPYGTPITTTASGVVEQTGFTTGNGNFVKVKHNGTYSTQYLHMSKILVRRGQHVTQGQVIGLVGSTGLATGPHVCYRFWKNGVQVDALRLKLPTGESMSGAPRKRFLQQIEPLKRELDSVANL; this is translated from the coding sequence ATGCTGCTATCTGTTCTTTCTTGTACTAAAAATCAAGAAAGTTTGGACGAACAGGAAATTCAATCTGCCCCTAAAAAGAGTGAGTTTGGTTTTACTTATGCTGATTTTAATGTGATTCATGATACGATCAAAAAAGGAGATACTTTTGGTAGCATCATTGAAAGACAAAATATAGGAGACAAGGAAGTCTATGACATTATAGAAAAAGTCAAAGACACTTTTGATGTTCGTATTATGCGGTATAATAAACCATATATTTTACTTCGATCAAAACATAAAAAAAATAAATTACAAGTTTTTATCTATCAACCTGATGCGGTCAATTATTACGTGATTGATTTACGAGACACTCTTGTCGTTGCCTATAAAAAAACGAAGCCAATTACAATCAAACGAAGAACGATAGGTGGGGTTTTAAAAAGTTCGCTTTCAGAAACTCTTGAAAGCGCTAAAGTAGAAGGAGCTTTGGCAAGTAAAATCACCAAAATATATGCGTGGTCGATTGACTTTTTCAAATTAAAAAAAGGTGATCGCTTTGCTTTAACGTTTACCGAAAGGTACATCAACGATTCCATTTATGATGGTGTAGATAGCTTGGAAGCTGCATTTTTTGAATACAAAGGGAAAATTGTCTATGCTTTTCCTTATGCATCAAATCCTTCTGGAAAGACTGAATACTATGATGAAGAAGGAAAGACATTAAAGAATTTCTTTTTGAAAACTCCAATTAAATTTAGTCGAATCACTTCGCGATACAGCTCAAATAGATTGCATCCCGTTCAAGGAATTTGGAAAGCTCACAAAGGGACAGATTATGCGGCACCTTATGGCACTCCTATAACAACTACTGCCTCAGGTGTTGTAGAACAAACGGGTTTTACCACGGGTAACGGCAACTTTGTAAAAGTAAAACACAACGGAACCTATTCGACACAATACCTTCATATGTCTAAAATTTTAGTACGACGAGGGCAACATGTTACTCAAGGACAAGTTATCGGTTTGGTTGGCAGTACAGGATTAGCTACCGGGCCTCATGTATGCTATCGTTTTTGGAAAAATGGCGTTCAAGTGGATGCGTTGCGCTTAAAACTACCTACAGGAGAATCAATGTCGGGGGCGCCTAGAAAAAGATTCTTGCAGCAAATAGAACCTCTAAAAAGAGAGTTGGATAGTGTAGCCAACTTATAA